The region AATTTCACTTATCATACACGGCCGTGTATGATAAGTGAAATTCAAAATGTTAACAAAATAATCCACCTATGATAAAGCAGAGGCAATAAGTATCACAAACAAAACAAACTAGTTCTTCGGGGACGGCAGAAATGCCGTCCCTTTTTCATACAATGCAAAACCCTCTGCCTTAGGCAGAGGGTTTTGCATAACTGACAGAATCATTGCGTAAAGAAAATTTCTTATCCGCCTCAGGCGGAACATTGAACATCTAAGAGTTGCTCCAAATTGGTAACTCTTTTCTTGCGAAAAGAGATTTTAGTCTCAGACATTTGAAGGCTTTGAGACTAACGCCTTGCCTACCTTTAGCTAATCATACAGAAGCTTTTCCGCCAAAGGCGGATCAGCCTCCGGCTGAAGCGAAGGCGGGCAGATATTAAAGCACGAATTCGATGCTTCAATATCGTCGACTCCCGATATTGTATCAAGCAAAAGCTTAATAAAAAATCAAGAAAAAATGATCCATCCACAGCTTCCGCTACGGATGCCTTGTTCATGTTTACCTGTACTTTTCAATACAGCACGGACTATATCTTCATCCTTTTGTTTTGTAACAATCCGCCTGAGGCGGACAAAAAGGAGCCAACGTGTAGTCTCTACGGGGTTAATGTGTGCTAAATGATGGGGGCGAGAGAACGCGCTCTCTCGCCTTGATGAAAGAAATAAAATGCATTCGTGCTCTTTGTGCGGGCGATTTTTCGGCTTGGGTATGCATCCCCGCGCCGATATAACGTGCGCGGCCACGCTCACTAGCACTTTGCGCACAAGTTACACAGAACTACTTCATTCTCCCATCATTCAGCACACATAACTTCCCTCGGTATTGCCTTCATTCCTTTATTATACAACGAATGTCACATAATAAAGAGGAGGGTTTCACCGATACAGTTAGATTTTGCAATTGCCTTGCGGCAAAAGGTCGCAACGACCAGAATGGTCTGACGACTTCGTCCTTGTCACTGATCTTACCGTGGGCCCACTTACGTGAGACTTCGGGTACTACCAGCTTCACTGACGTGACGGGCGGTATCGGGATCAATGAGCATATCATCGTCCCACGCCACCGGACGAACGGTTTTACCGTATCCTGGCGGCTTCCATCGAATGCTTCTTGCCAAGAAAACGCATCTGTTCACGCAATCGCACCATTTCGCTGAAACCCTTATCTGTAAGGTGTTCTTTATTGCGATACATAGTGACAATTCTCTTAAACAGTATGTATGTTTTTGCTTTCTTTGCTTGAAGATGATTTGCATCTAAAAATGGAAAAAGATACGCTACCAAATCTTTTGAACTGGTAATTTTATACTTCGCGTGGGGGTACCATCCGTACCTCTCATACGAGCAATCATATATTTTCCCACAACCAATTGTCACAAGAATTCGTTCGAGGATTTCACGATCATCTGCGCGGAGTTCGATTTCAAACTCGGCACGTATTTCGACAGAGCGAGGATGTTTATAATCTCGTTCTTTTCGTTTTCCAACGCTTACCGCAAACGATCCTTCACCATCAATGAATCCTGCGACATATTGAGGAGGCAATTTTTTTCGATGAATTCGCTCCTTTCCAATCGGACCCTTCAAAGATAAATTTCTTTGGAAAGGTTTACGACTGGTACTACGAGCTCTGCTGACTTCTTGCATGGAATAAATAAAAATTACTTTCTATCCTTCTATAATCCCAAGGTTATTTTACCGTGGAAATTAATACCAAACAAGATCTCCCCCGGTCATCTATAAAACAATTTGAAAACATCTCGATCACCCTATACGTAGCAATAAATATACACAAAGTGACTTCCCCATGTACTCGAAGGGTGGTCTTATTACTACGCCTCAACAGTGATTCAAGCTATCTTCTGCTACCCTCGATTGTAGTTGTAACTATAATCGAGACCAAGTTTAACTTGATTTCGCCCTTCATCCTGGGGGTCACCCCTCGCAGGACTGCGATTTTGCTTCAAAGCGCTTTGTTCGCTTCGGTTGGACTTCTCACCAACAATAAAGTGGAAAGTCACCAACTCGTTCCATAAACTGCAGGGCACCCGAGTACAAGACTCGGGAACGTATTCACCGCGCCATAGCTGATGCGCGATTACTAGCGATTCCGGCTTCATGAGGTCGAGTTGCAGACCTCAATCCGAACTGGGGCTAATTTTGATGGGATTTGCTCCGCCTTACGGCTTGGCGTCCCTCTGTAATTAGCCATTGTATCATGCGTGTTGCCCAGGGCATCAAAGGGTCATGCTGATTTGGCGTCATCCCCACCTTCCTCCCCGTTATGCGGGGCAGTATCGTGTGACACATATAACACACAATAGGGGTTGCGTTTGTTACCGGACTTAACCGAGCGCCTCACGGCACAAACTGACGACAACCATGCAACACCTGCCCAATTGTCCTTGTGAGACATTCTCCCTTTCGGGAGAACTTCAACTGGGTGTCAAGCCCTGGTGAGGTTCCTCGTTTGTCATCGAATTGAACCGCATGATCCACCGCTTGTGCGAGTCCCCGTCTATTCCTTTGAGTTTTAGCCTTGCGGCCGTACTACCCAGGCGGAATACTTAACGCGTTAGCTTCGCCACGTGTAGGGTCGACACTACACACAGCTAGTATTCATCGTTTACAGCGTGGAATACTGGGGTATCTAATCCCATTCTCTCCCCACGCTTTCGTCCCTCAGCGTCAGAGTCATGCCAGCTGATTGCCTTCGCCTTTGGTGTTCCCCATGATATCAACGGATTTCACTCCTACACCATGAGTTCCATCAGCCTCTCATGCTCTCTAGTTTTGACGTTTCCTGCGCAGATTCAAGGTTAAGCCCTGAAATTTAACACTGGACTATCAAAACCGCCTACGGACGCTTTACGCCCAATAATTCCGGATAACGCTCGGGGCCCTCGTATTACCGCCGCTGCTGGCACGAGGTTAGCGGCCCCTTATTCCTGAAGTACAATCAAACCGCTCCTCGCTACGCTCGGAGCACACCGATAAACGCAGATACGAACACGGATATACGCGGATATAATAATCCGTGTAAATCCATTTTCTTATCCGTGTGAATCCGTGTACGTTCCGAACGCAGTGAGGAACGGTCTTTTTCCTTCAGAAAAGCAGTTTACAACCCGAAGGCCTTCATCCTGCACGCGGCGTCGCTCGGTCAGGCTTTCGCCCATTGCCGAAGATTCTCGACTGCAGCCTCCCGTAGGAGTAGGGCCCGTGTCTCAGTGCCCTTGTTGGGGGTCGTGCTCTCACACCCCCTACCCGTCATAGCCTTGGTGGGCCATTACCTCACCAACTAGCTGATAGGCCACAGGCCATTCCAGTACCACCTGAGTTTTACTTGCTCTTGCGAGCAAGACCATCAAGTATTAGCTCCGATTTCTCGGAGTTATTCTTGAGTACTGGGTATGTTCCTATGTATTACTAACCCGTTCGCCACTATCCTACGCTCCGCGCTACGCGCGGAGCTACGGAATAGCAAGCTCTCCCATATTTTGAGCGCCTGCGATTCCGAAGCTCCTCACGCAGTGAGGAGCGAAGGATCGTTCGACTTGCATGCCTTATCCACGCCGCCAGCGTTCATCCTGAGCCAGGATCGAACTCTTAAAATAAACGAAGTTTATTTTAAGCCCATCCGAAGTTCCGACGAAGTCGGAACGCAGGAGGGCCATACAAAACTTCGTTAAATACCAATTTGAAACAACTCTTGAATGTTCAACGTAAAGTTGCAGAGCAACCACGTTGCAAGCAACATAAAGGGCTCTACGCCCCACGTTGCAAGCAATAATTGTTTTTGTTTCTCGCACATTTGTATATTTGAGGGTGTTGCTCCTCGCCTATACGTTGCCCCCTTCGGGGGACTTGGCTCTAAAATGTTACGTAGAAATATAAATAAATATACTTCTACGTTTAATAATAATTACAACGTAAAGTTGCGTGGCAACTCCGTAAAGAGGGCGTGGCCCTCCACGGAGGGTTTTACGCCCCACGTTGCTTTACGCAAGAAAATGTAATTATTATTAAAGCTGATTCTGTTCAGTTGTTAATGTTCATCCGAAATATTTTCTATTAAATACAATACTTTCGGATACGTAGACATATTACACATTCGCTAATATCTTGTCAACAAAAGAATAAAAAAGGCGCGTGCCGAGTGGCAAGCGCCTTTGGTAATGCTTTGGAATTATTGAAGTTCGAGCGGGCTATCTGCCCAAAGATGCTTTATATCCTCTCGAAGCCCAAGATACTTTATTTGTCCAAGCGTAAGGGATGTAGCGTATATATAGTTGCTAGAAAAAAACACATTCGCTATAATGTCCGCTTCGGCAACGATCGCTTTCCTCGACTCGTAATTTCCTACGAGATCCCCCGACACCTCTATCATGCATGGTTAGGCCTAGTATAATCGTATTATCATTGACTTCTGGAAACTCTTCCCGCAAACAAGATTCGCATCTTCTTAACAGCCTATATGGCGTTGATCCTGACAAGCACACTTTGCATTGATAATTAGACATTCAGTACCTCCTTTAGAAAACAGTCCTCCGACAATCCAATCTCTCTTGCTAGAATACGGCCAACTTCTTGGCGACGCTGTTCAGGCCATTTTGGCGTTGCGTCAAAGGAAAGTTGCGCGGCCATTTTTGCCAATGCCACGTGCTCCGGATTAGCGCAGACAGTAAAATTGCTTTCGACCGTAGAATCTTCACCGCAATAACGACATGCCAGATACATGCTCATTGCACATCCTCCTTTTTCTTCCTTCTTCAACCTGTCCCTACATTTTAGAATAGAAGATATGGCCGCACAATATCCATATTATTCTGTGCCCACCACACTCCTCCACCGACACACAGCGCGACAAGAAGACCAATGAATGCATACCCGATTGCGCTATCAACCGGGATTTCAAATGGCTTCTCGATAAGATATAGCACGAAGAATGTACCACCAATCCCGAGCAGCTGCGGCACTCCGAATACAGAACCAACCGCTATCGCCGCAAAGCCCAATAAAATAGTCGTCACCTGCATAATGGGATACGTCCTTGCGTTACCATACCACCTGCTTGAAGCAATCAGAAGCCCCAAGTATCCAACAAAGCTACCCATCCAAAGTGCTCCCTGTTCAAAAACTTGCATGTAAGGAATAGTCGTCCTTAGCACATGGAGCCCCACGAATACGCCTAGCACCATGAATGCGGCAGTAGTCGCCTTTGCAACAGCATCCTCATCTTCAAAGCCAAGTGC is a window of Candidatus Spechtbacteria bacterium DNA encoding:
- a CDS encoding LAGLIDADG family homing endonuclease gives rise to the protein MQEVSRARSTSRKPFQRNLSLKGPIGKERIHRKKLPPQYVAGFIDGEGSFAVSVGKRKERDYKHPRSVEIRAEFEIELRADDREILERILVTIGCGKIYDCSYERYGWYPHAKYKITSSKDLVAYLFPFLDANHLQAKKAKTYILFKRIVTMYRNKEHLTDKGFSEMVRLREQMRFLGKKHSMEAARIR